The DNA window GAGGACATAGTTTACGAGATTCTCGTCTCGATTAAAAGGGCTGGGGCTGATTTGATTCTAACTTATCACGCGAAAGAAATAGCGGAGGTTTTGTAGATGTGGGAAAAATCAAAGGAGCTTTACGAAGTTGCCAAAAATTTAATGCCCGGCGGAGTCAGCAGTCCCGTAAGAGCCGTAAAGCCTTATCCCTTCTACACGGCAAAAGCGAAAGGATCCAAGATTTACGACGTTGACGGAAATGAATACGTAGACTACTGCATGGCTTACGGACCGCTCATTCTCGGACATGCGAACGAGGAGGTTAAGGAGAAGGTTGTCGAGCAGCTTGAGAATGGCTGGATATACGGGACTCCGGTAGAGCTCGAAATAGAGTACGCTAAAATCATAAGAAAGCTTTACCCGTCAATAGAGATGCTCAGGTTTACGAACACCGGAAGCGAAGCAACGATGGCTGCTTTGAGGGTTGCGAGAGGATTCACGGGAAGAAACAAAATTCTGAAAGTCGAAGGGAGCTTTCACGGAGCTCACGATGCGGTTCTCGTTAAAGCCGGAAGCGGAGCGACAACGCACGGAATTCCGAACTCAGCCGGAGTTCCTGAAGATTTCGTTAAGCACACGTTGCAAGTCCCCTTTAACGATGTTGAAACATTAGCTGAGATCGTGGAGAAAAATTCTGAGGAGCTGGCAGCTCTGATACTTGAGCCGGTTATGGGTAACTCTTCCCTCATACTTCCGGAGGAGGATTATTTGAAGGAGGTCAGAAAGATAACGAAAGAAAACGACGTTCTCCTCATTTTCGATGAAGTAATAACGGGATTCAGACTCGCTTTGGGGGGAGCTCAGGAATATTACGGAGTTAAGCCGGATTTAACGACCCTCGGCAAGATAGCGGGGGGAGGATTTCCTATAGGTATTTTCGGAGGGAGAAAAGAGATTATGGAGCTCGTAGCTCCTTCAGGTCCTGTTTACCAAGCTGGAACTTTCAGCGGGAATCCCGTGAGCTTGATAGCCGGAAAGACTACCGTGGAAATTCTGATGAGGGACAATCCCTACAAAGAGCTCGAGGAGAAAACGAGAAGTCTCGTAGAAAGCGTAAGCGAAAAAGTTGAGAAGGAGTGCATAGCTTCGATGTTCTGCTTTTACTTTGGAGAGAAGCCGAAAAACTACGCTGATGCTCTAAAGCTCGACAAGAACAAGTTCGTGGAATTTTACTGGAAGCTTTTAAAGAAAGGAGTCTTCTTCCCTCCGTCTCAATACGAAACCTGCTTTGTAAGCACTGCTCACAGCTACGAGGATATTGAGAAGACTGCAGAGGCGGTAAACCAATGTCTGAGAGAGTTGTAATAGGGAGTAGAGGTAGCAAGTTGGCTTTAGCTCAAGCTGAAAAAGTAAAAAAACTCCTTGAGGAGAGAGATTTCGAAGTGGAGGTAAAAGTGATCAAAACCCACGGAGACATAATGAAGGACAAACCACTTCACGAATTTAAGGGCATGGGAGCTTTTGTTAGAGCGATAGACGAGGCTTTGAAAAGGGGAGAAATAGATCTGGCTGTTCACAGCTACAAAGACGTTCCGAGTCAAAGGGTTGAAGGGACAGTGATAGCAGCCGTTCTTGAAAGAGAAAGCGCTTGCGACGCTTTCATTTCAAGAGAGGGTTTGAAGTTCGAAGAGATGCCCGTAGCATCTAAGATAGGAACGTCAAGCCTGAGAAGGAGGGCTTTCGTCAAAAAGCTCAGGAAAGACTTAGAGGTGGAAAATCTTAGGGGAAATCTGGACACGAGGCTTAGAAAGCTCAGAGAAGGTTTTTACGATGGAATAATCGTTGCTGAAGCTGGATTAATCAGGCTCGGGTTGGATAAAGAGATCGAATACGAAAGGCTAAATCCGGAGGTTTTCGTTCCGTCAGCGAATCAGGGAGTTATTGCCGTAGCTTCGAGAGAAAACGAGGCTGAGCTCTTCTCCTTCCTCAACCACGAGAAAACGAGGCTTGAGACAGACGTTGAAAGAGCGGTTTTGAGGGAACTCGGGATAGGGTGCGCTATTCCAGCCGGGATATACGCAAAAGCCGAGGGAAAAGTTAGGCTGATCGTTGAGATTCTAAGCGAAGAGGGAGAGAAATCTGTCAGAGTCGACGAGAAGCTAAGCAAGGAGAATGCGGTGGAGGAAGCTGTGGAAATAGCTAAAAACCTTAAATCGTTTATATGAGCGGTAAAGTCTTTATCGTAGGAGCTGGACCGGGAGATCCGGGGCTTATTACGGTAAAAGCTCTCAAAGCTTTGAAGCTTGCTGACGTTGTTTTGGTTGACGAGCTCGTTAGCGAAGAAATTCTCGAGTTGCTCAAAGAGCTTGGAAAGGAGATAATCGACGTGGGAAAAAGGAGTGGAAGACACAAAAAGACTCAAGAAGAAATCAACGAGCTTCTCGTGAAACTCGCGAAGGAGGGTAAAAAAGTTGTTAGGTTGAAGGGAGGAGACCCCTTCGTTTTCGGAAGAGGGGGAGAAGAAATAGAATTTCTCGCGGAAAACGGTATAGAGTTTGAAGTCGTTCCGGGAATTTCTTCTTCAACAGCCGTTCCGGCTTACGCCGGAATCCCGGTAACGCATAGAAAATACGATCCGGCTTTGGTCATCATCACCGGAAGGCAGGAAAGAGAAAGGCTGAACTGGGAGGCTTTGGCAAAGCTGAATTCCACCATCGTGATTTTAATGGGCGTAGGAACTTTGGAGGAGAACGTGAGAAAGCTCATCGAATTCGGAAAAGATCCCGAAACGCCTGTGGCTATAATTCAAAACGGAACAACTGAAGAGCAGAAGGTAGTCGTTGGAAAGCTCGAGAACATAGTTGAAAAAGCCGAAAAGGAAGGAGTCAAGCCTCCGGCGGTTATAGTCATAGGTGGAGTTGTTGAAATACTAAAAAAGGTTGAGAACTTCATTAAAAACGTTAAAAGCTCCGAAGAGCTGTCCGTGGGTAAAAAAGAGCTTTTTAATCTGATTTCTCAGCTTTAACAACCCAAACTCTTCTTTTTCGAATTCGAAGCCGTAGTGAACGTCAACCAAAACGAGTCCATTCGGAGGAGCAGCGGAAACAGCTCTTTCTCCTTTTAAAATTTTGAAAAACTCTTCTATTCCCTCCTTTCCGGCGATCATTAAAGAAGATGCCATTCTCCTCACCATGTTCCAAGCGAAGGCGTTGGCTTTTATCGAGAAGTATATCAAATTACCCCTCTTTTCCACATCGCTCTCGTAAACTTCTCTGACGCAGCTCTCACTTCCTCTCACGAAAATTCCGAAATCGTGCTTCCCTACGAAATGCTTAGCAGCCTCTTTCATTTCCTCCAGGTTGTACCCTTCGTCCAAGATAACGTAGCAGTACTTCCTCCACTTCGCCTTCCTCGGCTTGAAGTTTTCATCAACAACTTTGTAACCCCAGACGCTAACGTCTTCAGGCAGATTCGAGTTCAGCTTCTTCACGACTTTCTTCGAAAATTCCTCTAAATCCGTTGCGAAAACGTTTCCTATCGCGTGAACGCCGGCATCTGTTCTTCCCGCAAACATTATCTTGCCGTACTCTATTCCAGCCTTTTCGAAAGCTTTCCTTATCTCTCCCTCCACGGTTCTTAACTCCGGCTGGTACTGGGAGCCGTGAAAGTTCGTGCCGATGTAGGCTATCTTAAAAGCCACCCTCAGCAGTTCATCCCTCCTCTCAGCAAATCTCCGAGAACGTTAACGTTTCTGTCGTGCAAAGAGTAGTTTATCCTCTTGTAGATTCTTATCTTTTCGAGATCGATTCTCGCCGAAATCAAAGCCTCTTCGTTCTCGTTTTCGTAAGAAGCGAGAATGCCTTCGTGAGAGGCTATTAGGCTCCTCCCAACGCACTCTTCCCCTAAGAACGTGTAGCCAACTCCTCCGGCTTTAACTATGGCGTAAGCGTTGTCAAAAGCTCTGGAAAAGTATAGGCAGTGCCTCAATCTTTGGGAAGGCAATTCAGATCTCTTAAAGCTTACAACAGGATTCAAAACGATTTCAGCTCCTTTTAAAGCAGCAACTCTGCAAAGCTCCGGATAGAGTATGTCGGCACATATTAGTGCCGCGAACTTTACCCCCTTTATTTCGAAGATCTCAAGCTTTCTGCCGCATCTGATTCCGAGCTCCCTTTCGCTTCTCGTCGGATGAAGCTTGTCCTGAGTGGCTACAAGCTCCCCTTTTTCGAAAACGTAGATCGTGTTGTAGTAGCCGTCTTCGTCTTTTCTTATAACGTTTCCAGCGAGAACCGCTTGATATTCTTCGCTTTTTTCTCTCAGCCATTCCAGAGTCTTTTTAGACGTTTCCAAGCTCGTGTCTCCTACTTTGTAGGAAAAGTACTCCGGGAGAAGGAAAATTTCAACTCCCTCGTTTAAACCTTTCTCGATTAGCTTTTCCGCACTTTTAAAAGCTTCGCCAACTCCTACTCTACACTGAACAGCCGAAACTATCACGAAGTTATTTCAAAAAATTGGGTAATAAAACGTTTTCTAAAGCTCGCTCCTCCTTCTCTTCCCGAGCTTTCCGGGCTGGACGATTCCCAAGTTTCTCGCACACTTAGGGCAGTAGTACTTCTTCTGCATGTATACGTGAACGTTCTTCCTCCCAACAAGCCTAACAAGCTCCGGATCGAGCCTCAAGCCGGAATAAGAGACGAAAGTTTTGAAGCGAGGAACGTTTCTCCCGCAACCGTCGCATCTGATGGTGTAATCCTTTCCTCTGCCGCTGCTCTGCTTATACTCCCTCTTGTAGGGAGCCTTTGTCATACGTTAATTTGTTTACCTTTAAACATAATAAACCTATCGGCTACGCTTCTTCAAAACCGCCACAACTGCAACGGTTATTAACGCTACTACTGCAAGCAGTGTAATTCTGTCGGTCATTTTCCTCTGTTTAACGAGCAAGTACGCGTAAAACGTTCCCGTAAATTCCTTCCCCTCTAAGTCTTCCGCTTTGTAAGTTAGGTCAATTCTATACTCGTTTCCGGAGATAACGTCATCGTCCACATCGACTCTGAAACTCACGTTTATCCTTTCACCTTTTTTCAGCTCCGACGCGAAAGCCTCTGGCATCTTGAGTTTTATTCCGGGGCTTGGATTAAGCTTAAAATGAATGTTCTTAGCATCTCCACCGACGTTGATTATTTCGAGAGTCACGATGTTCTCTCCGTGATACACGACGGGTTTATTTAAAACTTCGAAGTCGGGCTCTTCCTCAATCAACAAGCTTACGGATTTTTCGATCGCTCTCTCTTCAATTTTTGAAGCGAGAATTTCGTACTTAGCCGAAATCCTCACATCTTTACTCCCGAAATCTGCGTCCTCTTCGACTCTGTACGGAACTTTAACGACCCTCACTTCTCCGGAATTAAGGTAACCGATGAGAAACCTCTTTGCATAAAATTCGACTCCTTCAGGTTCTGAGATGGTGAATTCGAGACCCTTAATTGGGTAAAGGTAGTTGTTCATGACAAAGAGTTCGAGTACACCGCTTTCGCCTCTTTTTAACTTCTCCTTACCAACGCCGAACTCGACGCCTTTACCGATTTTTTCGACGAAAATTTTGAACGTAACTTCGTCAAAACCGTCCGACCACTTCTCTCCATCGAAGTACGTGTAGTTTATCTTTGCAGTTACGTTCACTTCTCCTTCTTTTTCCGACTTAACGTAGAACTCTACGACGGAAATCGACGAAGGCTGTAAGCGGGGAATTACTACTCTCTCTGGCTGAATAACTTCTATACCCTCTAAAGATACCTCGACGTTTCTCGCGTCAGATAAACCAACGTTAGCCAATTGTAGAGCTATCCTGTTCTGTTCCGAGGCGTATATAGTTTTAGTTAGAGGATAAACTCTGAATTTCGGCTCGACCGTTTGGAAGATCTCTACTTCTATCGGTATCTCCACCGTCTCTTTTTTATAGAAGTAGTCGACTTCGTAGCTTTCCGAAACGTTTCCCGACACTTCTACGTACCTTATTCTCTCATAAGTAACTTTAAGAATCATTGTTTGTTTTCCGGAAAGATTGTAGGGTGTCGAAATTTGAAAGCTAACGATTTGCTGGGAATTGGCGGGTAGAACGGGTATTCTCACCCGTTCCGTTAAAACCTTTATTTTCTCCGATTCGAGCTATATGGTGAGGTTGTAAGCGTTCAGCGACATGTTGTAGGCGATTTCTTCTTCTAAGGTTCCTCTTTCAGCCCACTCGTGTTTTGCTACATTCAGCAAAACTATTTTCAATTCCTGAACTTCTCCGGCTTGAAGCGATTTAGTTAATACGTAAGCGTCCAGTTCCGGCTTGTCGGTAACGACAACGCCGTTAGCCGAGCCAAAAATTGAAATCAGAAAAATTGCGACAAAAAGGATTTTTCTCATTTCCTACCACCCCCTACAACTTTTCTTAACAGCGTAACCGCTATAGAAATGCTTACGAGAGTGTAGAGGAGTAAAATCGCTATGTGTGGATAAACGACCTCCAAGCCGTTCCCCTTTATCATAACTTCTCTAAAAGCTATGTTCGCATAAGTCAGAGGTACGAAGTAGGATATCATTCTCGCTCCTTCGGGCATGCTTTCCAGCGGGTAGAAAAATCCGGAGAGGAATATGCTGATTAAAGCGAAGAGCATCGAAGCCTGAATACCTTGAAGTTGCGTTGCTGAAACTGCCGAAATAGCGAGTCCAACGCCTATCGAGCCTGTGAGAAAAAGAAGTTGAGCGAGTATGAGAAGGAAAATATTTCCTCTTATCTCCACGTCAAAAGCGAAGTGGGTTATCGCCATGACTACAAAAACGTCGAGCATAATTATCGACGTTACGGCAGCAAACTTCCCCAGAATTAGCTCGGAACTTTTAAGCGGCGTTGAGAAAATTAACTCCAGAGTTCCTTCTTCCTTTTCTCTTGCAACGGAACTCGAAGATAAAATCAAACCGAGCATTTGAGTTACAACACCGATAATAGCTGGAGCGATGAAATCTATTAGCCTCGTTTTTGTCGTGAAAACGTACCTCTGCTCAACTCTTATCCCGCCGAAAAAACTCCTCGAGAGTTCTGAGGATATCGCGTTAATTCCTTCAATCACCGATTTCGCCACGTTGTAGTTTGATTCGTCGACGTAGACTTCTATCGAGGCTGAACCGTTTCTAAACTCTCTTTCAAAGTTTCTGGGAATGTAGATGGCGGAATGAACTTTTCCAAGCTTTACGAGTTCTACAGCCTCGCTCCTGCTGTAAACGAAGTATTTTATGTCGAAGGCATCGCTCGAATGCAGAGCGTAAACGAGCTTTAGAGAAAGTTCGCTACCGTCCTCATCAACAACCGCGACACCCACGTTCTTTATTTCTCCGGAAAAAGCGTAACCGAAAACGGAGACGAGTATTATCGGTTGCATGATTATTATAGCGAGCAACCTCCTCTCCCTCGCCACAACCCTCAGCTCCTTGACGAATACCGAGTATATTTTTTCAGCCCTCATTTTTCCACCAGTTTCAAAAAAGCTTCCTCGAGGGACGCTTTTACTATCTCCACTTCTTCCACTTCAACTCCTTCTCTTCTCAGAACTTCGACTACCTTCGAAATTTCCCGCGAAGCTAACGTAGTTTTTACTGCAATCGAATCATCGACTTCAACCTCGTAACCCAGCGATGAAAGCAATTTAGCCGCTTTCCGCTTGTCGTCGACCTTAACTTTTATTATTTCTCCACCAATAGCTTTTCTTTTTACGTCCTCTGGACTCCCTTCGGCTATCTTCTCCCCGTTTCTCATTAAGACTATCCTATCGCACTTCTCCGCCTCGTCCATGTAATGAGTTGTGACCAGAATTGTTTTACCTTCAGCATTCAACCTCTCAAAATACTCCCAGAAGGTTTTTCTCAGCGGAGGATCGACTCCTGCGGTTGGCTCATCGAGAATTAGCAAGTCGGGATCGTGAATCATAGCGCAGGCAAGCATCGCTCTCTGTCTCATTCCGCCGCTAAGATTTTTTACGAGCCTGTTTCTAAATTCGTACAAGTCCACGAGCTTTAACAACTCCTCAATTCTCTGCTTAGCTTCTTTTACTCCGTGTAGTGATGCGAAAAACTTCATGTTTTCCTCGACTGTCAGGTTTAAGTAAAGGGGGGAGTTTTGAGGCATCCAGCCTATCGAATCGGCGTAAACTTCGATTTTTCCCTCGTAAGGCACCATTCCAAAAATCGCTCTTATCGTAGTTGTTTTTCCAGCTCCGTTCGGTCCGAGCAAACCAAAAATTTCTCCCCTTTTAACTCTCAAACTGAAATTATTTACGGCAACGAAGTTTCCGAACTTCACCATGAGATTTTCGATCTCAAGAGCGTTCATTTGCTTAAAAAATAACGGCAAATTTTAAAAAATTGTTGTCACTAAAGTTAGTTACATGATTGAATTAGGGGAAGTGGTGGACAAGTTGAAAAGCTTAGGTCTAACTTCTTATGAAGCAAAAGCCCTCGTGGCTCTTTTACGTTTGAATGAAGCTACCGCAAGGGAAGTAAGCGAAAACACCGGAATTCCGAGAACGAAAGTGTACGAGGTTTTGAGGAGACTCGCTGAGAAGGGTTTTGTAGAAATTCAACCGGGAACACCTACTGTTTTCAGAGCTTTGGAGCCTTTAGAGGTGGTGGATAAAATTCAGCAGGACGTCGTGAATAAAATGAGGGAGCTGGCAACTTTGATGAAGAAAATAAACGTGGAAAAGAAAAATGAAGCTCACCACGTTTGGGTTTCGAAGGGGAGGTTTGCCGTTGAGAGTAAGTTGAAGGAGATTTTAGACGGTGTGAAGAAAGAAGTCCTTTTGTTTTTGATAGATCCCCAGTTCAAACTTGATCTGCCGAAGTCGAAGGTTTCTAAAGTCTTGCTGTACGAAAAAGTAGCTTTGGAGATTGACTCGTTTAAAGTAATTGACAAAGAAAAGTTGAAGAACGCTGACGAATTTTACAGAAAGTTCGCCAAGCTAATTGAAGGTTACGTGATCAACAATGTAGAATACAAGCCGAAGCTTTTAGTTATCGCAGACGACGAAAAATCTCTTTTGATTTTCGGGGAAGGGGGTAGACTCGTGGCGATTTCGATTTCGATACCGCTGATAGTTCTGTTGCAGAAAGCGATGTTTGAAAGCCTCTGGGATAACTTCACTATCTGAAGTAGTAATAGTACTCTCCGGCAGCCTTTTGCTCTCTGTCGAGCCTCGATCCCAGCTTGTTCACGCGAGGTCTTTTAGTCTCTTCGTCCCTTCTGAAAGTTATTCCGAGTTCCGCCAGGAACTTGTTCATTCCGTCTCTCATGCTCATCGGCTTGGAAGCTTTTCCTCTCACTCCGGGAATTCCGGAAAAAACGATTAGTCTGTCGGAAATTAAGTCTATCAGATATATGTCGTGATCGACAACGAAAACGCTCTTCGAGTTGTTCATCGCAAACCTCTTCAGCAATCTCGAAACTTCTGCTCTCTGCTCAACGTCGAGGTGTGCTGAGGGTTCGTCTAAGAAGTAGATGTCAGCTTCTCTAAGCAAGCAAGCTGCTATAGCCACTCTCTGAAGCTCTCCACCGCTCAGCTCGTCCAAGTTCTTGTCCATGAGCTTCTCAAGCTGCAAAGGCTTCACGAACTCAGTTTTGTAGTAGGAGCTATCTATCATCGGGTTTATGCTCCTCAGGAAATCTCTAACCTGCATGCTAACGTCAGCTTTGACGTATTGCGGTTTGTATGAAACTTTCAACTCCAGCTCGACCTTCTCTTCATCATCCTTTAGAACCCCAGCCAGAACCTTGACGAAGGTGGACTTTCCGGTTGCGTTTCTCCCTACTATCCCTATTACTTCTCCTTCTCTTATATCCCCACTTTCAGCTTCAAGAACAAAGTCCTTGTAGGATTTTCTAAA is part of the Ferroglobus placidus DSM 10642 genome and encodes:
- a CDS encoding ABC transporter permease, which encodes MRAEKIYSVFVKELRVVARERRLLAIIIMQPIILVSVFGYAFSGEIKNVGVAVVDEDGSELSLKLVYALHSSDAFDIKYFVYSRSEAVELVKLGKVHSAIYIPRNFEREFRNGSASIEVYVDESNYNVAKSVIEGINAISSELSRSFFGGIRVEQRYVFTTKTRLIDFIAPAIIGVVTQMLGLILSSSSVAREKEEGTLELIFSTPLKSSELILGKFAAVTSIIMLDVFVVMAITHFAFDVEIRGNIFLLILAQLLFLTGSIGVGLAISAVSATQLQGIQASMLFALISIFLSGFFYPLESMPEGARMISYFVPLTYANIAFREVMIKGNGLEVVYPHIAILLLYTLVSISIAVTLLRKVVGGGRK
- a CDS encoding TrmB family transcriptional regulator, with the translated sequence MIELGEVVDKLKSLGLTSYEAKALVALLRLNEATAREVSENTGIPRTKVYEVLRRLAEKGFVEIQPGTPTVFRALEPLEVVDKIQQDVVNKMRELATLMKKINVEKKNEAHHVWVSKGRFAVESKLKEILDGVKKEVLLFLIDPQFKLDLPKSKVSKVLLYEKVALEIDSFKVIDKEKLKNADEFYRKFAKLIEGYVINNVEYKPKLLVIADDEKSLLIFGEGGRLVAISISIPLIVLLQKAMFESLWDNFTI
- the hemC gene encoding hydroxymethylbilane synthase; the protein is MSERVVIGSRGSKLALAQAEKVKKLLEERDFEVEVKVIKTHGDIMKDKPLHEFKGMGAFVRAIDEALKRGEIDLAVHSYKDVPSQRVEGTVIAAVLERESACDAFISREGLKFEEMPVASKIGTSSLRRRAFVKKLRKDLEVENLRGNLDTRLRKLREGFYDGIIVAEAGLIRLGLDKEIEYERLNPEVFVPSANQGVIAVASRENEAELFSFLNHEKTRLETDVERAVLRELGIGCAIPAGIYAKAEGKVRLIVEILSEEGEKSVRVDEKLSKENAVEEAVEIAKNLKSFI
- a CDS encoding carbon-nitrogen hydrolase family protein gives rise to the protein MIVSAVQCRVGVGEAFKSAEKLIEKGLNEGVEIFLLPEYFSYKVGDTSLETSKKTLEWLREKSEEYQAVLAGNVIRKDEDGYYNTIYVFEKGELVATQDKLHPTRSERELGIRCGRKLEIFEIKGVKFAALICADILYPELCRVAALKGAEIVLNPVVSFKRSELPSQRLRHCLYFSRAFDNAYAIVKAGGVGYTFLGEECVGRSLIASHEGILASYENENEEALISARIDLEKIRIYKRINYSLHDRNVNVLGDLLRGGMNC
- the cobA gene encoding uroporphyrinogen-III C-methyltransferase, with translation MSGKVFIVGAGPGDPGLITVKALKALKLADVVLVDELVSEEILELLKELGKEIIDVGKRSGRHKKTQEEINELLVKLAKEGKKVVRLKGGDPFVFGRGGEEIEFLAENGIEFEVVPGISSSTAVPAYAGIPVTHRKYDPALVIITGRQERERLNWEALAKLNSTIVILMGVGTLEENVRKLIEFGKDPETPVAIIQNGTTEEQKVVVGKLENIVEKAEKEGVKPPAVIVIGGVVEILKKVENFIKNVKSSEELSVGKKELFNLISQL
- the hemL gene encoding glutamate-1-semialdehyde 2,1-aminomutase — its product is MWEKSKELYEVAKNLMPGGVSSPVRAVKPYPFYTAKAKGSKIYDVDGNEYVDYCMAYGPLILGHANEEVKEKVVEQLENGWIYGTPVELEIEYAKIIRKLYPSIEMLRFTNTGSEATMAALRVARGFTGRNKILKVEGSFHGAHDAVLVKAGSGATTHGIPNSAGVPEDFVKHTLQVPFNDVETLAEIVEKNSEELAALILEPVMGNSSLILPEEDYLKEVRKITKENDVLLIFDEVITGFRLALGGAQEYYGVKPDLTTLGKIAGGGFPIGIFGGRKEIMELVAPSGPVYQAGTFSGNPVSLIAGKTTVEILMRDNPYKELEEKTRSLVESVSEKVEKECIASMFCFYFGEKPKNYADALKLDKNKFVEFYWKLLKKGVFFPPSQYETCFVSTAHSYEDIEKTAEAVNQCLREL
- a CDS encoding eS26 family ribosomal protein, which produces MTKAPYKREYKQSSGRGKDYTIRCDGCGRNVPRFKTFVSYSGLRLDPELVRLVGRKNVHVYMQKKYYCPKCARNLGIVQPGKLGKRRRSEL
- the truA gene encoding tRNA pseudouridine(38-40) synthase TruA, which codes for MAFKIAYIGTNFHGSQYQPELRTVEGEIRKAFEKAGIEYGKIMFAGRTDAGVHAIGNVFATDLEEFSKKVVKKLNSNLPEDVSVWGYKVVDENFKPRKAKWRKYCYVILDEGYNLEEMKEAAKHFVGKHDFGIFVRGSESCVREVYESDVEKRGNLIYFSIKANAFAWNMVRRMASSLMIAGKEGIEEFFKILKGERAVSAAPPNGLVLVDVHYGFEFEKEEFGLLKLRNQIKKLFFTHGQLFGAFNVFNEVLNLF
- a CDS encoding COG1361 S-layer family protein, with protein sequence MILKVTYERIRYVEVSGNVSESYEVDYFYKKETVEIPIEVEIFQTVEPKFRVYPLTKTIYASEQNRIALQLANVGLSDARNVEVSLEGIEVIQPERVVIPRLQPSSISVVEFYVKSEKEGEVNVTAKINYTYFDGEKWSDGFDEVTFKIFVEKIGKGVEFGVGKEKLKRGESGVLELFVMNNYLYPIKGLEFTISEPEGVEFYAKRFLIGYLNSGEVRVVKVPYRVEEDADFGSKDVRISAKYEILASKIEERAIEKSVSLLIEEEPDFEVLNKPVVYHGENIVTLEIINVGGDAKNIHFKLNPSPGIKLKMPEAFASELKKGERINVSFRVDVDDDVISGNEYRIDLTYKAEDLEGKEFTGTFYAYLLVKQRKMTDRITLLAVVALITVAVVAVLKKRSR
- a CDS encoding ABC transporter ATP-binding protein: MNALEIENLMVKFGNFVAVNNFSLRVKRGEIFGLLGPNGAGKTTTIRAIFGMVPYEGKIEVYADSIGWMPQNSPLYLNLTVEENMKFFASLHGVKEAKQRIEELLKLVDLYEFRNRLVKNLSGGMRQRAMLACAMIHDPDLLILDEPTAGVDPPLRKTFWEYFERLNAEGKTILVTTHYMDEAEKCDRIVLMRNGEKIAEGSPEDVKRKAIGGEIIKVKVDDKRKAAKLLSSLGYEVEVDDSIAVKTTLASREISKVVEVLRREGVEVEEVEIVKASLEEAFLKLVEK